In Citrus sinensis cultivar Valencia sweet orange chromosome 3, DVS_A1.0, whole genome shotgun sequence, the sequence tatattaacCATCTGCAGTTCACTGGTTTATTGAACTAACTGCTATAATTTGAGATGTTGGTGGAGCGTTTTACTTTCTGTACCATTTCATAtatctaattcaaatttggacAGTTTGGGGATATGGTCActgttgatttatttgttggaACAGTTTCTGGCTGCATCATCTCTGAGTTCAAGGGTTAAATTAACCGTAATTTCTTTCCATTTTATCTGATCTAAGATTCAAAATCAATCTTGTATTGCTTCAAGAGTcatgttttatctttttgaataaaatatattgaatgATTTCCATTTCTAATCTTATCATTCACAGTTTGATGAGGTCACTGACTACTCTTTCGTCTAACAATTGAAAATACAGCAAaaaggtttttgtttttagcaTAGTAGGAGTAAATAGTAAACTGCCTGCCTTTGTCAATCAATTGTCAATCCACGTGCTTCTCTTTACAGTAATGTAGGCAAGTTTGTGCTCCATTATTGCAGTGTTCCATCCCATTGTACATTAGTTAAACCATACACACTTCTCTTTGTAATATGAGAAAGATCTTAAATGATTATGTTCTCTTCTGTAGTGCAAAAATGACGAGGAAATTGTAGCTGTTATAGCTCATGAGCTTGGGCACTGGAAACTTAACCATACAATGTACTCATTCATTGCTGTTCAGGTATGCTAGAGTTTTCTATCAAGGCTGGATTTGAGATCTATACTCATTTGGCTTGGACAAAAGTTCTATTGTACTGTTTGCCTTCAATTAGTATTTTAGAGATTATTAACTGTTTAAAATGAACTCACATTTCAGGATAGGGGTATAGTTTTTACTCATGTcataaattttggcacaaaaGTTGGtatctttttcccttttctttagGTTGAAGGTGTTAACTCATCTTCAGAGCTCTAAATTCAGAACAAATCATCAGGGCTTATGAACTGTGAAGCATTTATCGTTCTTATGGAGgcctttattctttttgttgcTCATCTCTTAGTTCTGCAGCTTACTGTGTTATGTGCATATATTCTTTTCCTGATTCAATAATTACTGTCCTCATTATAACTGATTATGTTTTACTTATCAGGGAGAGAATAACTACGTCATAAAATTGACTTTGATAAGGTTCTTTATTCTCACTTTGGCAGGTTCTTACACTCTTACAATTTGGAGGATATACCCTCGTGAGGAACTCAACAGATCTCTTCCGAAGCTTTGGGTTCGACACACAGCCAGTTCTCATTGGTCTAATCATCTTTCAGGTATTGTTGTCTACGAATTCTACACATCAGTTTATTCAGGGTTTAGATCTTAAGTATCTTTATGCTTCTCATTTGATATGTGCATTCAGAGGCAGTATGTTGTTAAATTGTGCTCAAGTTTGATGTGGGCAtgcttaatttattaaaatgctCTGCATTATTGCATAAAATGGTTTATTTTTGTAGCAAGTACGTggtattttgttaaaaattatgatttcagtTGATGCGTATGTCCTTAAAATATTAGGAGGTTGAACTTTGTtctttagagagagagagagagaaaatgaaaaaaaattggaaaacaaaacaattattaGAGTTAGCACTGCAAGTAGCACTTGCATTGCTGGTATAACTTCCTTGTTTTGGGTTACGTCCATATTATTATGGCTCTCTCAACGTGTCTATATAGGTTTCTGcagttaagaaaataataatgttttccCCAGAAGAGCTTTCTAACAATTTTTCTAACCTTGCTTGCAGCATACTGTAATACCAATCCAACACTTAGTAAGCTTTGGTCTTAATCTTGTGAGCCGATCTTTTGAATTTCAGGTAACTTTTTGAAATGCAGTTTAGTTTGTTGGCTTTACCCCTTCTCTCTTGCTCTCTCTCCTACTtcttgatcatttttttttaaattttgatggggcatctttattttactagatatattttttctatGTAGGCTGATGCTTTTGCTAAGAAGCTTGGTTATGCCTCTGCTCTTCGTGCTGGTCTTGTGAAACTACAGGTGATCAATCAATATCTTCTTCCTACCATGAttagaaattgattttttttttccttttactgTGCCCTGAAACAGAGGAGCACATTCTAACTGCCTGATGTTTAGGAGTTCTGTTGATTTTCTTGTGAAACAgagttttgtttgatttttttccctccctGCCTTGTGGTTGGAGCCCATTTATGTAGACTGATAACATCTCACTGATTTGTTTCATTGGGCATAAGGCGAACATGGGAcaataaaattccaatttttgTTATCGATAAGTCAGTTTGATAATACACTATATGGTTTTAGCCGACACACACTGGTGTTGTAAGGCCTTGTTATATCACAACCTTTTTTTGTGTATATGGTCAACAGTTCTCTTTAGTTATTAGAACTACAATAAAATGTTACAGAAGATGGGAAATTCTGGGTTTACTGATGGGAACTTTGTTGGTTTTTCAGGAAGAAAATTTGTCGGCTATGAATACGGATCCTTGGTACTCAGCTTATCACTATTCTCATCCACCACTTGTCGAGCGACTGGCGGCAATTGATGAACctgataagaaagaaaaatgatttaggcAAACAGGGATGGCCATCCTAGTTTTTAGTTCATTTTATTACAGTACACAAAGCTAACTAAAATCATGACAGAGCGGCAGCTGTAATATTAGTTTCTGTTGAGTTCGTTTGGAGTATACATTTCCTTTACAATCAGGTACAAAAAAAGCACTTGTATCTCAAGTCTCACTTAAGGGATCTGTTTAATTCAGCTAAAAGAGGAAGTTAAAAGGGAAGGAATTATGAACTTTGTGAATGCATGAGCCCATCATGGTGGTGGGATTTAAAATCTGTCATCAATCGTGATCGTGTTTCTTTCAGCGAGGGAGATATCCGACCTggataacatttttttttaaaatttaaaattaaaaaaaaaatcaatttcaggcgagacttattattattaaacgaATAGGATGTCATCTGAGGAAATTGAGCGGGTCCATCGAATTTTTGACTTCACTGACAATATGAATTCCTTCTTCAGAACGATAAGAATCGGAATTGTCATTAAAACAATCGAGTTTTCTTCTTTACGTTTCAACACATGAAGACATGTATGGCATGGCATTGGTTTTAAGTCCaatgaaaaagagagaatgacgaggaaggagaagaagaatcTCAAGTTACCAAGAAAAGCTTCAAGAAAGCACAACTGTCGTGGGGACAAGgcatttatcaaattctgTATACTTCCTTCCATAATGCTGTTTGCGGGGCATTCCAATCAAACTACCTTTTGTTATCTTGTCTTGATTCAATAgaatatattatcatttacGATTCTCAAGTACCACTCGCATTCGCAATTTGCAAATACAGTGGCAATAGTCAATAATCTCATCAACATTCGCAAGATCCAattgattgaataaaaaaatataataataattaagcaaAGGCCAAACCACCTTGCTTGTTAAGTTAAGCAGCTCTTTCCCAAGTCTCCCCCGTGGATCCCACTCCCCACACATGACATATCCAGTATGATTTCAGCGTCACTATTACCACCTGGCAGAACCTCTGGCTTCTGTGATCTGTGGAATTCCAATTGTCACCCTAACGGCGTATGGTGAGTGGCAACGCCGCTGATTATCCAGACAACGAGATAAAAGAGGAATTAATAGTGTTCttattaaacttaaatcaaaatatactGAAATTGAAATGGATTCAAATCGAAATAGggaatagaaattaaaataaattatttattttaaccgtatgaatcaaaatcgaaaggaattttattatcattaatatatttattttattttaaaattaaaatgaattatcgtaaattattaaaatgacgttgttgattattgttattatttattataataattttgattatattattattattgaaaattattattgttaaaaataataataattattattattactaaaactattattactaatattattaattattaatattatcattaattattattaacaacaacaattaaaaaataataacaatagcaataataatataatataatataataatattttatttgaggacaaaagtataattataaatttaaataaagtaaaatgagaatttcaAAGAGCTTGATTCCCTACCTCTCTGATGgaattaagttattttccttaattctaaaaatatatagatcttatatatttcattttcatttcacCTCTATTTTAGTATATAAATATAcgatcaattatttttttttaaagaaagttCTGCCGTTACCGTCAAATGGGGAAATGCGGGCGTGGGCCCAAAAACTCCATTACGAAATAGAAATCGAAGCACATACTCACTCACAGAGTCACAGTCACGGACAGAACATAGGCGTCCCATTAGCGTATCCAACGGcacttttttaagttttaacatTTTACAGAACTCCAGCTAGACAGAAGCAGACAGCTCATTTATGCTCGACAACAACCGGAACGAACGAAACTCTCATCCTCTTGGCTCTTGCCTCACCACCATCACcataactctctctctctctctctctcctcccCATAATTCAATACGAACACACAAGTCTTTCACTCGAAGCCATGCCTGAAAGCCTCTAATTCATTTTCAGTTTCTTCATTTAAATAAACGGGAACAAATATGTCTATGTACGACGCCGCATTTGTGAACACAGAACTGTCAAAGCGGACATCAATTTTCGGGCTTCGGCTTTGGGTCGTAATCGGAATCTTACTCGGTTCACTAATCGTTCTCGCTCTCTTTCTGCTGTCTCTCTGCTTAACCTCTCGCCGGAAAAAACACAATCatcttcaacaacaacaacaatccAAACAAATCCTTAACACGCCGCCAATCTCCAAGGAAATTCAAGAAATCGTGCACCATCCGGCACCTGTTCCGGAGATTCAAGTCGACATCGGGAAGATCGAGCACCGCGTGGTGTTTTCTGACAGGGCGTCGAGTGGGGAGAGTAGGGGAACGGGGAGTGCGTGTGAGACGGCGTCCTTTGGGAGCGGGAGCGTGGGGCCCGAAGTTTCGCATCTTGGGTGGGGCCGTTGGTATACGTTGAGAGAACTTGAAGCTGCTACCAGTGGGCTGTGTGAAGAGAATGTTATTGGTGAAGGTGGTTATGGGATTGTCTATCGTGGGATTTTGAGTGATGGTACTAAAGTTGCtgtcaaaaatttattaaataacaggtactattattatttttccaaaattgGTTTCTGCTTCTGATCCATGTTTATTTGCatgaagaaaaaggaacatataattttatgttatatttggttgtcaaattctttttctgtGATCGTTCCGGTCTATGCTCAATcctgtttttgttgtttgttaattttctcGTGTCAGTTGCAGAATTTGTGCTGCAAAGTTGCCtacttttacaaaaataaaaagaaaagatgttTGCTCATTGTAAACGCCTGAATTGATAACGTAGACTGAAGAACTGTCGCATATTTAGACTATTTGAGTACCGTTGGACCTCTTCAATTGATTTGAGCTACATTCACACTATTTATGTTTGCTGACGTTAGATGGATATATTATCAGGGGTCAGGCTGAGAAGGAATTTAAAGTTGAGGTAGAAGTAATTGGACGTGTTCGACACAAGAATCTAGTTAGATTGCTTGGATACTGTGTTGAGGGTGCATATAGGTACGgataattgatttaatttatggCCCGCCCAGATTTTTGGTTGAGGTTGTGGCTTTTGTTGAATGTTCAGAGATGTAATTTGTTTCttggttttattttgtagGATGCTTGTGTATGAGTATGTTGACAATGGCAATTTGGATCAGTGGCTGCATGGGGATGTT encodes:
- the LOC127901267 gene encoding probable serine/threonine-protein kinase At1g01540, which translates into the protein MSMYDAAFVNTELSKRTSIFGLRLWVVIGILLGSLIVLALFLLSLCLTSRRKKHNHLQQQQQSKQILNTPPISKEIQEIVHHPAPVPEIQVDIGKIEHRVVFSDRASSGESRGTGSACETASFGSGSVGPEVSHLGWGRWYTLRELEAATSGLCEENVIGEGGYGIVYRGILSDGTKVAVKNLLNNRGQAEKEFKVEVEVIGRVRHKNLVRLLGYCVEGAYRMLVYEYVDNGNLDQWLHGDVGDVSPLTWDIRMNIILGTAKGLAYLHEGLEPKVVHRDVKSSNILLDRQWNARVSDFGLAKLLCSERSYVTTRVMGTFGYVAPEYACTGMLNEKSDVYSFGILIMEIITGRNPVDYSRPQGEVNLVDWLKTMVGSRKSEEVVDPKLPKMPASKALKRVLLVALRCVDPDATKRPKMGHVIHMLEADDLLFRDERRIGREPSNSYGEENRDFARKVGDKQLGEGASDTSEGDGSRNNHRPTMRR